Proteins encoded together in one Benincasa hispida cultivar B227 chromosome 1, ASM972705v1, whole genome shotgun sequence window:
- the LOC120082728 gene encoding amino acid transporter AVT6A-like → MTIDNLAPREEKRSGRKKSAVDEKSPLLPSRQDEVSGFNEFNGASFSGAVFNLSTTIIGAGIMALPAMVKELGLILGVAMIIIMAFLTEASIELLLRFSRPRKSTSYGGLMGDAFGRYGKIGLQICVLVNNIGVLTVYMIIIGDVLSGTTVGGVHHAGVLEGWFGQHWWNARFFVLLFVTLGIFAPLACFKRIDSLSFTSALSVALAVVFLVITIGISVYKLIDGSIKMPRLLPEIFDISSFLKLFTAVPVVVTAYVCHYNVHNISNELEDSSQIKAVVRTSIALCSSVYVMTSIFGYLLFGEGTLSDVLANFDADLGIPYGSVFNDAVRVSYAAHLMLVFPIVFYPLRVNLDGLLFPSARPLVRDNLRFSLITFSLITLLFLGANFIPSIWDVFQFTGATAAVCLGFIFPASVALRDSHNIATKKDKVLGIFMVVLAVFSNIIAIYSDAYALFKRDSSPRD, encoded by the exons ATGACCATTGACAATCTTGCACCAAGGGAGGAGAAGAGGTCGGGCAGGAAGAAATCTGCAGTGGATGAGAAATCTCCTTTGTTACCAAGTAGACAAGATGAAGTTTCTGGGTTTAATGAATTTAATGGAGCTTCCTTCAGCGGAGCGGTGTTCAATTTATCGACCACAATCATTGGTGCTGGGATCATGGCTTTGCCAGCTATGGTGAAAGAGTTGGGCCTCATTTTAGGGGTTGCCATGATCATCATCATGGCATTCCTTACAGAGGCTTCAATAGAGCTCTTGCTCAGGTTTAGTCGGCCGCGGAAGTCGACTTCTTATGGAGGTTTAATGGGAGATGCTTTTGGGAGATATGGTAAAATCGGGTTGCAGATATGCGTTCTTGTCAACAACATTGGTGTTCTTACTGTGTACATGATTATTATAG GTGATGTGCTCTCTGGAACCACCGTGGGCGGTGTTCACCATGCTGGTGTTCTAGAAGGATGGTTTGGCCAACATTGGTGGAATGCTCGATTTTTTGTACTTCTATTTGTGACGCTTGGAATTTTTGCACCATTGGCATGCTTTAAGCGGATAG ATTCATTGAGCTTTACATCTGCCCTATCAGTTGCACTGGCTGTGGTATTTCTTGTCATTACCATCGGAATTTCAGTTTACAAGTTGATAGATGGAAGCATTAAGATGCCCAGATTGCTTCCTGAGATTTTCGACATTTCATCATTTTTGAAGCTATTTACTGCTGTCCCCGTTGTGGTTACTGCCTATGTATGCCATTACAATG TTCACAACATAAGCAATGAACTGGAGGATTCTTCACAGATAAAGGCAGTTGTACGAACTTCAATTGCTCTATGCTCTTCTGTTTATGTTATGACCAGCATCTTTGGCTATCTCCTTTTTGGTGAAGGAACTCTCTCAGATGTACTTGCGAATTTTGATGCTGACCTTGGTATTCCCTATGGTTCTGTGTTTAATGATGCTGTCCGTGTTAGCTATGCAGCACACCTGATGCTTGTATTTCCAATCGTCTTTTACCCATTGAGGGTTAACTTGGATGGCCTCCTCTTTCCATCTGCTCGACCATTGGTTCGAGACAACTTGAGATTTTCGCTGATCACATTCTCGCTTATTACTCTCCTTTTCTTGGGAGCAAATTTCATTCCTAGCATCTGGGATGTCTTCCAATTTACTGGTGCAACTGCTGCTGTCTGCCTTGGGTTCATATTCCCTGCTTCTGTAGCTTTGAG ggATTCGCACAATATAGCGACGAAAAAGGACAAGGTGTTGGGCATTTTCATGGTTGTTCTTGCAGTTTTCTCAAACATCATTGCCATATACAGTGATGCCTACGCTTTGTTCAAAAGGGACTCCTCGCCCCGAGACTGA